A window of Cyprinus carpio isolate SPL01 chromosome A6, ASM1834038v1, whole genome shotgun sequence genomic DNA:
CAGATATTTataatgagtatatatatattatttagtaataaaGAATTATTGTAAAGTCATGGGAATTAAATACTCAAAAATGTTGAACCCACCTTCTCAAGTGCTGATTTTCCTAGTTGTAATAATGTCCTTATTCTTCTAATTTTGTCATAAAGGTACTGTTCTGCAGTTGGTGATCTCTTAGTCATGGGAGGATTTCAAGCCCTTGTCAAACCTTGTCAGTaagtaatatatgtgtgtgttagacCCTATCCCAAATGCTTTCCTAAGACTTTGCTGTCCTAGGATTCCACACTTGCTGCAAAACTCTAGAGTAATGGAAATGATTTGCCATTGTTCATGCAGTgttcatatttacataattacagACTTAATTACATTAGCATGTATATTAAGACTCTCTGTCTTACTCTGTTTGAAGTGATGTGTTTGGCAAAGGGGCCGAGGTTGTTCAGAAGCTGTCTGAATGTTCTGAAGAGGATTTGCCCTTAGCGGATGTTCTGGCGCATCTCTTTTACCTGCCCATAAAACACCTGCATGAATACGGACGACTGCTGCTCAAACTGGCTACCTGCTACGAGGTGGTGGGTACTCACTAGAAACACAGTAACACTTcatgttttgtctattttttttattttttttgtttgaaggagttatttatttttctgacgtttatttattttttgcttaatcAGGTTACTCTTTTAGTTATTCACACGTATAGAAATTGTTTGGACATACGAAATGTTAAACCAGACTACCTTAATAAGAAAAtttatggttacactttattttaaaggttctgtatgtaagtttttgactctgctaaagcataaaaataccataatatgtttgcagatatttaagaaacatgctaagttaacatacttgtttatgtgaaaaacaatgctacagtcagttattctcctttgaaaatgtgcgttcggGCTAGAAtgtcgatctttgttttggtttgtaaaacccgcccactgccagtttacccaattgtacttcgtcaccccgggttgccagttggcgggaaacatagtgtatttcatttcagtcattgtcaagtgcgctcgttcctgtttgtgtcgtcaatctggcaacctgcatgtgcgtcaagtctccaatattttgaatttggactgcaatacctagttcaaccactcagtgtcaatcctacatacagcacctttaaggtgtcatgttacagtgtaattatacatataagtactgagtaatattaattaattacgtgaacttactatatggttagggttaggatttgggtttggcttagggttacttgcatggaattatgcataattaattgttattataatagtaagtacatgtaacatgtaacaaggacaccttaaaataaagtgttactgtatttatttatttgtttgtgcattcttattttttttgctttcttatttagtttttgcttttatattgtttacTTATTGCTTATgtatttattgagtttttttgcttttatgttttatttacttttttgcttatttattgttttttttttttttttttttttgcttatttatttgtatagttgtttaTTGCCTATTTGGGTTTATTGGGttattcttttgtgtgtgtgtgtgtgtgtaattgtattCTGTAATAACATGACTGGCTGTATTGTCCACTGATTTTCACTCGGTGCACTATCACTATATAAATCCTACTTCTATATCTTTTTGACAGAGTTCTGTGGATTATCAAAAGCTGCAAGATGCCTGCTCAAAATATGAATCCATGGCTCTTCAtctgaagaggaggaggaaggaagCCGAGTACACACTCCACTTCTGGAAGAGCTTTCCAGGAAAGATGACCGTGAGTCTCCTTGCTGCTGTTCAGGCCCTTAGAAGCACTTTACCTGTCAAAAGCCAGTCAGTTTAATGCACACCAGACAGCCAGGTGCTCTTCCTGCCGAGCAAATCATTTTATTTCGGTGCACTTGTGGAGGGGAGCTAGAATGTGGATGAAGTTGGGCTGTTAATTAAGAGTTCTCCTCTTCTTTCAGGACTCTCTTCGTAAACCTTCTCGGCGGCTGATCTGTGAGAGCAGTAATAAGGCTTTGACTCTTCAGAACGCAGGCCGTTTTTCCGTCAACTGGTTTATCCTTTTCAACGATGCACTGGTTCACGCACAGGTTTGCTCTCTTctatatactttcatttaatttcagtatcACTTCTGCCTTTTCTCTGCCTTTTCTGTTGATCTCGTCCTTCCTTCTTTACACAGTGCTTTCACTTCAGTTTTTTATTCGCTTACAGGGCCAAACTAACAATCTGTATCCAATGTTTTAGTGATGTTTATCTTTGTTTTGGTAGGGCATGGTCCCCTATAAGAGTCTTGTAAGTATGGGCTGTACGAATGAAGAGTTTCCTCCATAGCATACTGTCCCCTAGTGCCCAAGGATGCACCCTACAGCTGTAGTGTTTTGTTTGTCCAGTGCtgttgttaaaggaatattctgcggttaaataaaacttttatttgattactttttctcACATGGAACAAGTTAGAAGCACAATTCATCCATGTAAAGTGCAAGATGCACAGGCAAATTTTGCTACCCTTTAACCCTGTgttgtaaaataacactgacataaTAAAATGATCAATGCATTCAACAATACCTTAATATCTTCATAATCTAGACTTATTACTAatcatagaaaaaataaatattataggcATTTTGCTTACTTGAATATAGATTATCCAGTCCAGTAAAACAAGATGATGTGCTTCAATGGAAGTTCTCAGGTTGTGTGAGTTCATGGCCAGGCAAACAGGCCCATGTTTAAAATCTAGCATCTAATAGAATTGCAAGGTTGAACAATAGGGTCAATGAACAATGTGGtcttagaggaaaaaaaacagatgagCAGCTTTATTTTAGTCGAGCTAAAACTGATGTTGTAATATTACAACAGTGGACCCTACAGTGTTAATCCAGAAAATAATTTAGACACATTTAGACAGTAAAAACCAAGACGAAATGTAAATGCTAATCAGTGAcatttagtataattgagatactattataggttttataaattttcattttattttagatcaagttttagtaactttttaatatatatatatatatatatatatatatatatatatatatatatatatatatatatatatatatatatatatatatatttatttatttattttaatgtctacattgtttatttgttttatttcagttttaactattttagtacaacaagttaaactaaattaaattgagaaattgaaaaagtttttttttcttacctacTTAATTCCTCTGGGTGTAGGTTTGCTCCGCTAAAAAGTACTTTACTCATAGTTACATCAGTTACATGATGTTTTTATACTTTTGCATCAGTTTGACTGTTTCATATTTTCATCTTTTTGTATTGCTTTGCAATCTCTCTATAGgcttttatttgtaatgcattactgGACAAACTGATGGATGTGTCAAAGTGATTTTCTGTGGCCACAGATACTGTCAAGagattttaagttgtatttaactctgaatattcctttaaataattttatcgaTTAAAATCACATAATATCTGTAATAGCTCAAACTTTAAATTTCTAGTTTTTGACAGAAATTCCTGTAATGCTTCATTTAGACTCTACTTTTTCCAAAATGTAGTGTTCCTGAGTGGTTTAAAACCATAGAAAGATGACAGTACATCTGGTTGGGTACATTCCAAGGCTTCCTGCTTGCAAACCCTTTGTAAAAGATATGTTAAagcacaaatgcataaatgtacctgGTTGTAGTAAGGGGCATGTTGTGCTGGATGGTTTTATGTTGAACAGTAGTGGTTCTGTTTAATGCTGAGTCTCATCGTAGTGAATGTGCCAGTGAGTATTTGAGATGATAATCCATTATTTTCCTCCCTGTTGTTTTGTTCTTGATACCTTTCACAGTGcgtgtatgtgtctgttttttctttcatcagCATTGTCCCTTTCCATCATAATGTGCTCCTAGGAAAAAGAACCATATgttcaacattttatattttaaaatagtagttGTCAACCTACAGAAAATGTAAACCCTTTGACAGTTGGTTCATGCCTGAGATGCGCTTGTGTCAAGTTTTTGACAAATATTGTATGGCAACAAGGTTTTcaccatcattattattaattcaatcctatttagtctaaataaattacaaatagaaCACTCAAAAAACTAAATGCAGTACTTTAAATGCTATGAGTGAATTTAGACATCATCGCATACACTGCCATTCagtgtttggggtcagtaagattattattatttattttaatgaatcaaattTGGCAGTAAATACATCAATAGATCTCCTGTATGCAGATATGgtactgatatattgtgcatcatTACTCTGGAGTGGACAGAATTGTGTACAATCCTAGtgcatttattttctgtatgCCATTCTTGCATTAGTTGCATTCCTTTTTCAACCCCTCCTAGTTTTCCACTCATCACGTCTTCCCATTGGCTACATTGTGGGTGGAGCCTATTTCTGAGGAGAACACAGGCATGTGAGTGTGCCAGTCATGTTTATTATCTTTATATAATTATCAAGTGTTATGAAACGTTATGAAGTTTGTGTGGTTCTCTGCAGATATGGTTTAAAAGTGACTTCACCTGAAGAGAGCTTCACTCTGCTGGCCTCGTCCCCAGCTGAAAAGGTAGACCTGACTtgattatttacaaaattattatttacagaaaCCTGTATAGTTGGTTAAACACTGATGTTCTGATTCTAAGCGAAGTGGCTGCGTTCTATAAACCAAGCGGTGGAGCAAGCGCTTAGTGGACTGGGGCATGATGGGATACCTCCTTCTACGGGGGTGACGCAGAGAGCAGATCCGCCCATTTCACGGACAGCATCATACACATTCTACAAAGACAGTCGGCTCAAGGAGGCCATTTATGAGGGCCGATGGGTCTCAGGGAAACCTAATGGGCGGTAGGTCAATAGAGAGGGAATTGTGGGTGTGTAAGTCTTCTTAAAACGTGGAAGTTGATGATTGGCTATGTCTGTGTTCTAGGGGCGTGGTCAAATGGCCCGATGGGCGAATATACACAGGGACATTCAAGAACGGCCTTGAAGATGGGTAAGtgattacactttttttttttttttttttcagattattatgCTGACGTCTCTtacttcataatttatttttctttgtagtTATGGAGATTATGTTGTGCCTAACAAAAACCCGAACAGCTGTGATCATTACCAAGGGCAGTGGAAGGATGGCAAGATGCACGGCTTTGGAACATTCAGGTTtgtggttgtgtttttattttggcatattatttttctgtatgtagagtggagatcaaaattagagaacaagctacaatttcctaaatttcaaggtcactgcttagtcctgtttgaagttatcctaacaggagAAGAAGGGCTGGTTTTTAAGCACATTTCATAAATGAATagtattctgaagcacagtataaaaaacttaaatgagatatttgaaaaataactcTGATCAGAATTAGAGAACAGTACAGATACCTCCAAGCTATCGGTGTTATTCTGGCTcctggtgctaatttccttaattatatgacaaaccctatttaactggcagcatacctctaattttcactgagattgcaagatgaataaaaaaaaatcttactgacccaaaaacTTTTTAACTGTAGTTTGTTGATGTGATTCGATGTAATAAaactgacagtgtgtgtgtgtgtttgtgttcagatatGCCTCTGGTGAAATATATGAGGGTTCTTTCCAAGATAACATGCGTCATGGTCACGGGATGTTGCGTAGTGGGAAGCTGAATTCCACCTCTCCCAGTGTCTTCATCGGCCAGTGGCAGTATGACAAAAAATCTGGCTATGGAGTGTTTGATGATATCACCAGGTATGCAGATTCACAAAATGATTGCGGCACTTTTATGccttgagagtgtgtgtgcagttgTGCACTATACTAACTGTCTTCTGTGTCAGAGGGGAGAAGTACATGGGCATGTGGCTGGATGATCAGCGTCAGGGGAACGCAGTTGTTGTTACGCAGTTCAGCCTGTACTATGAAGGATCTTTTAGCAACAACAAAATGATGGTGAGATTGACATGCacacatttggttttattttagcaATGTAGGTACGAGACACCATGTTATATTATGACTTTATTCGCAATATATCATGACCTCTTGtgctttattgcttttataaaacagttactacaaaataaaaatagtatggATACAAGGTTTTatccaaattatattttttaaacaaactgaagaaaagaaaaacagctccTGTTTTTTCCCTATTGTTTCAACACATTAGGTATTAGGTTTTTAATGACTTTGAGATGCATTTGATTCTACCAAAATGACTAAacctgacacatacacacacatacttactaAAGTACGAAAAAAGGAAACTtcagattattaattttatcttGTTAATTGTTTCTCTCCAAGGGAAATGGGGTGTTACTCTCTGAGGATGACACCACATTTGAAGGGGAGTTTTCTGAAGACTGGACTCTAAACGGAAaggtgatatttatttatatttattttttttgaaagaaactaaaaaaaaaatctaaaaaagggCACACTACAATGATCAATATTGGCAATAAATACACCTAAAATGTTACAACAAATGTCAATttcaaataatgctttttaaaaaaatttggctagtgcaaattcagctttaccatcacagaaataaattgcattttaaaaagtattaaaatgaaaaacagctgttttaaattgtaataatattaaaaatctcatattaaaatatgataataatattatattaatttaattgtattataattgtgttattaatgtttttaaaaatatttaaactaatattacaataaatggaAAATCTTGCCAACACCATTTTTAATGGTAATGTTTGTTTATCTCAATCTGCAGGGTGTGCTGACCATGCCGAATGGAGACTACATTGAAGGCTCTTTTAGTGGAGTCTGGGGAACCGGACTAAAGATGTCAGGAACCTACTACAAACCCAGCCTCTACGACTCAGACAAGGAGAAGGCTCATGCACTGTACGAGTGTGTGTTGATCTCTGTAGCACAATTCAATTTTAAGCTGCATTATCAATGTTGATGGGAAACCGATGTGTCTGTGCTCTTGCAGTAAACTGGGCAGGTTAGCAGTTCACTCTGAAGAAAAGTGGAAGGCCGTGTTTTTGGAGTGCTGGAACAGGCTAGGTTGTGATTCCCCAGGACAGGGACAAACCACTACAGCGTGGGACAACATCGCCGTAGCACTCACTGCTAACAGGAGACAGCAGAGAGACAGgtacacttaaacacacacacacagtgcagagTGGACCTCAGTGTCTACTACTGCATAAAAAAACTCTCCTGACACTAACATATGATTCCAGCAGAGTCTGACATTAGTTAGCTAACAAATCGGTACTCTAATAAGCAGAAAAATATTACATATCATACTAGGGGTGGGTGGTTTGACCAGACTCTGAAATTACAGTATGAGTAATGTTATACAACTGTAATTGTTcatatcacaaaacaaaaaatcatttatatattaaatcacAATGAGGTAATGCCTGTTTTTTGATAATCCAGTGAACTGATATATGAGTAGTacttcatctaattttttttcttctctttttatttgtaaGTTTATAGGTGTAAAAACATATGGAAGGCCATTTGTGCCAAATAAGAAAAGATTTaagatgaatttttttaattgttaattataaGTCGAAATTATGaaattcataaattataattatgaaatgtcataataatgattaatcaacttttatttcaactttttgtcataattcaaaaataaaatgtatgaaataaaaggtctaaattatgagataagaGGTCctaatttcaagaaaaaaaaatcgaaatgctgtgaaatgcttttttcgactcagaataaaaaataacataagagtagcagaaataaaatatattaaaaaaagtttgccaatttttttgtcataatttatacttttatctcataatcataattttttatctTATAACTTTTACTGCATTAATTTTGATTTAcctaaacatgattttttttttttttttttttttttcctgggctTCCACACAAACCAaattattcataacaaatgaatataaatgtaaataaattatgtttataatcTTGGATGAAAACCTATGGAACATGAATATTAAGTGTGTATTGTTAAATGTATAAAGTATAAActgaatttatgtgtgtgtgtttcagtccaGAGTTACTGAGTCGCTCTCATCACAAAACGCTGGAGAGTCTAGAGTTCATTCCTCAGCATGTGGGTCCTGTGACGTTAGAGGTGTATCACACAATCCGCCGCTACCTTGTCAAGGTATGCATTGCCTGATGTCATAATTTGCCCCTTCTAGTAGTTCAGTTGTCTGATGATTTTGCTCTAGAATACATTGACCCCTGATTTTTGACCCCAGGCATGTGATACCCCACTGCATCCTCTGGGTCGGCTGGTGGAGACATTGGTTTCAGTGTACCGTATGACATATGTTGGTGTTGGGGCCAACCGCAGATTACTGCCCCAGGCAGTCAATGAGATCAAGTCCTATCTCAGCCGCATCTTCCAGCTTGTCAGGTAAATGTGTCAGTCAGACTGATgacaaattctgttttaaatgttgtttccatgaatatttatgtatgtgtttgtttagatTCCTCTTTCCTGATCTGCCAGAGGAAGGAGGTTCACTAGCTGACCCTCCAAAAGAGAAGGGCGGCTCAGACCCTGCTGGGAAGCAGCTGGAGTCTCCTAAACCTGGGTACGTAAGATGGCTCacttatgagtaaaataatacATAGCACACTGGGGGTGGTTGGTTTGACCAAACTCTGAAATTATAGcatgagtaattttattttatacaactgtAATGGTTTATATCACAGttagagtttttgttgttgttgttactggaaattaaataaaaatgtttatatattaaatcacCATGAGATAATGCCTAATTTTGATAATCTAgagaatttataaattaaaagtactttactcatttgatttttctcattttaattgaaACTTGATGGGTGCAAACTTTAAGAAGCCTAATTCTGGCACATTAGAAAAAAATCGTCTGTCATGCTctcaaaaatcataatcatgacataagcaaaattatgagataaaaggttTGAATTGACAAAATGATGACACATTaagtaataattatgagataagttgaaattatgaaatactaaatcataattatgaaatacaaaaaactaaattatgagataattgTTACCAACTTTTTGTCGTTATTATTTTTCCTCATAAATTCAGACTGATTTTACTGTGCTTTTACCAGCAGTCTTTTGCACGTCATTTTTACAAGTTATCTGATGCattgtccatgtgtgtgtgtgtgtgtgtgtgtgtgtgtgtgtgtgcatggcagGTGTGTGGTCAGCAGCTCTGCTCTCCTCCTGCCGGTGCTGTTGCCCCGTCTCTATcctcctctcttcactctctaTGCTctagagaaagagaaggaggatGATGTGTACTGGGAGTGTGTGCTCCGACTCAACAAACAACCAGACCTGGCACTGCTCGCCTTCCTCGGGGTGCAAGAGTGAGTCAGACACACAGCTACActgaaaaatacatacagtagatTTTATTATCCTCTAGTGATCCATCCTACTGCCACTAATACCTGTTTTCACAGGAAATTCTGGCCTGTGACTGTTACAGTACATGGAGAAAAACAACAGGTAGTTATATGTGACCCTAGAGAAAGAGCCCTTCACACAGAATGTGTCTTTGCATCTAAAAACACGAGACGCCGTGCTCagaaatggctttaaaaaaaagcGCAGCACAGAATGCCTCATCCGCCATGTTCCGGtcaaataaaacagttgccaTGCCAACTTGCTCCTGTTAATAAAAGCTCACAACACTTGCCCGTCtccagtgttctgattggtccactgttttggaactgacatgATGAACAGTGCTGCGTGTTGAAATTCTTTTAACTTGCCCCGGGTCTTAAAAAACGCAGCACTCGTATGCATTTACATAGATAAACATCCAAAAGTAGTGCATTGTAAtggaaaaatgcattctgtgtgaacggcccctaagtTTCTTTTAAAGCTCTCATTGAAAGCTATATGCTGATTATATTACCTGAAATAAGACTCTGGAACATGAAGCAATATTCATTGATGTATTTTGGTGGTGTGTAGGTTCTCTCAAGCACTAAGGACACCTGTTTTGCCTCAGCAGTTGAGACTTTACAGCAAATAAGGTTGGAGATTTACATCAATTTCTGGCTAATAAAGTTTGTAATTTTTCTCTGGTAAATGGTTTTTAAGgttgtttctctttttattttgacagcacaaCTTTTACCCCCTCAGACAAGCTTCAGGTCATCCAGCTGACCTTTGAGGAGATAACCCAGGAAGTACTCGCACTTCTAAAACAGGATTTCTTATGGTCTATGGATGACCTTTTTCCTGTCTTCCTCTTTGTTGTTCTGCGTGCACGGTAAGGATGAGATCACAAGGTCCTGTTTTTTAAGACCATGTTTgcacactacctttcaaaagtttggcattaagagatttttaatgttttgaaagaagtcacttatgcatgccaatgctgcatttatttatatcaaaagtatatgtcaaatatataaaaaaatatagtacatatagtaaaatatttcacagatttaaaattaccatttttcatttgaatatatattaagatgtaatttatacgtgtgatgcaaagctgacttttcagcatcattgctccagtcttcagtgtcacatgatccttcagaaatcattgtaatatgctgatttggtgctgaagaaacatttcttattattataatgttgtaaacagttgtgctactttgTGGAAACATGAAGATGTGTCAGATAACTCAAGTCAGATATACATACTAGGCTTAAATATAAACGTCTTAGATAAAAGAGGATGTGTTCCTTTAGACATCCagtttctgtttttctgcataTGTTTCAGCACAGAAAATAACACTTTGTTAAAAAGGCATGTTTTCGTTGACATAACGGTTGTTCTCTACAGGATAAGGAatctggggtcagaggtcagcctCATCGAGGACCTAATGGATCCATGTGTACAACACGGAGAGCATGGCATCATGTTCACCACACTCAAGGTATAGTCTGCTGTATAAGGGTTTTTCACAAGGGTTTTGTCTTTTAAACCTTGCTGCAGAAAAGTAAACGGTGTGAAACAATGCAGTGTTAAGATGCAGACATATTAGCAAAATGTCATATTAGTCAAACATTGTTAAACCACAGTTCAGAATATAAAAGATAGTAACAGACAGCCAAACATAAACTGCCTCAGTGCTAATCTTATTaaacattaattgcattaaatatcagTATTACGTATTAATTTGCTTTGTATAGTCACAGGATCTTTTATGTGATGTGTTAACCACTGagagaaaaagttaaaaatgttttacgtGACAACATTTTGACAGATGTGCAAACATATTGTATTGTCATCTACTCAGCCATTCatctcataaatatgcaaataagccCAGTGTGTACAGATTGCTGTATTGaattcttcctcttcctcactcAGGCATGCTACTATCAAATCCAGCATGAGAAGATCACATAATGAACACATCTCTCCAGACTCATCTGGTAAGGCAGTGGAATGACTGACAAACA
This region includes:
- the als2b gene encoding alsin isoform X8; this translates as MEKQISCGEEDGSGERGLLHTWMGYSYSTTPERILLSRPVLQAALGARHGVLLVEGGQVYSFGELPWKQNHTSSVVTEPVLEAVLSEQRVVFVAAGSVHSGVVTEDGGMHMWGENTHGQCGLSGLSVIPNPTPVGVLDSEAMPPQTVKILEVACGDQHTLALSAKHEVWAWGSGCQLGLNTSKFPVWKPQKVEHLAGRHVLQVACGAAHSLALVRCLPPPHEPRKPPQDKCGQCHQMLYTMTDREDHVIISDGHHCSVGVELDSGETTSAFEGSPDQSSRGKQGKSSPTEPVLSMPTQIPNSPTCITNPESTPPPESKPASEPQNKVPASSQEPVEPTIENPEEPEAPPTNGEFCVEASEFSTPEPDSCRATGGKSSPYPDEQAVKAYLKRLSDHALAEHTTKTPSTLHSAQLSSDCADCFTSDPLIPVAQSVTPMGSALNNLVVSCASAVGERVVSTYEALSLRKVIGYWVPGERVEERLRQEEPMQGKKSSSLGDIREEEAELSRRLSLPGLLSQVSPRLLRRTSRHRARAVPLAPGGIPEADAHLPPLQTEVWSWGRGQEGQLGHGDLLPRPQPVCVKSLNGKEVLRVAAGAYHSLALTAQSQVFSWGCNTSGQLGHMESPTTLPHLAKLSDGIRVWDIGAGQQHTLLLADGDCIQPILYYSGQQVKEVMEQTEEEEKTGEYTQQPVLLPFCMNLGYVSSVCAGGRTCAALTDCNVMGFIASLHELAAAVRKYYCKLSNINSLLLQPLLKLDSLSSTLGQSSAGLLQNLIGRFGRLSQLTGQNSASLTSFLRRSRDIRGLVILDDAHLFLDTYSEYCSAVGDLLVMGGFQALVKPCHDVFGKGAEVVQKLSECSEEDLPLADVLAHLFYLPIKHLHEYGRLLLKLATCYEVSSVDYQKLQDACSKYESMALHLKRRRKEAEYTLHFWKSFPGKMTDSLRKPSRRLICESSNKALTLQNAGRFSVNWFILFNDALVHAQGMVPYKSLFSTHHVFPLATLWVEPISEENTGIYGLKVTSPEESFTLLASSPAEKAKWLRSINQAVEQALSGLGHDGIPPSTGVTQRADPPISRTASYTFYKDSRLKEAIYEGRWVSGKPNGRGVVKWPDGRIYTGTFKNGLEDGYGDYVVPNKNPNSCDHYQGQWKDGKMHGFGTFRYASGEIYEGSFQDNMRHGHGMLRSGKLNSTSPSVFIGQWQYDKKSGYGVFDDITRGEKYMGMWLDDQRQGNAVVVTQFSLYYEGSFSNNKMMGNGVLLSEDDTTFEGEFSEDWTLNGKGVLTMPNGDYIEGSFSGVWGTGLKMSGTYYKPSLYDSDKEKAHALKLGRLAVHSEEKWKAVFLECWNRLGCDSPGQGQTTTAWDNIAVALTANRRQQRDSPELLSRSHHKTLESLEFIPQHVGPVTLEVYHTIRRYLVKACDTPLHPLGRLVETLVSVYRMTYVGVGANRRLLPQAVNEIKSYLSRIFQLVRFLFPDLPEEGGSLADPPKEKGGSDPAGKQLESPKPGCVVSSSALLLPVLLPRLYPPLFTLYALEKEKEDDVYWECVLRLNKQPDLALLAFLGVQEKFWPVTVTVHGEKQQVLSSTKDTCFASAVETLQQISTTFTPSDKLQVIQLTFEEITQEVLALLKQDFLWSMDDLFPVFLFVVLRARIRNLGSEVSLIEDLMDPCVQHGEHGIMFTTLKACYYQIQHEKIT
- the als2b gene encoding alsin isoform X2 encodes the protein MEKQISCGEEDGSGERGLLHTWMGYSYSTTPERILLSRPVLQAALGARHGVLLVEGGQVYSFGELPWKQNHTSSVVTEPVLEAVLSEQRVVFVAAGSVHSGVVTEDGGMHMWGENTHGQCGLSGLSVIPNPTPVGVLDSEAMPPQTVKILEVACGDQHTLALSAKHEVWAWGSGCQLGLNTSKFPVWKPQKVEHLAGRHVLQVACGAAHSLALVRCLPPPHEPRKPPQDKCGQCHQMLYTMTDREDHVIISDGHHCSVGVELDSGETTSAFEGSPDQSSRGKQGKSSPTEPVLSMPTQIPNSPTCITNPESTPPPESKPASEPQNKVPASSQEPVEPTIENPEEPEAPPTNGEFCVEASEFSTPEPDSCRATGGKSSPYPDEQAVKAYLKRLSDHALAEHTTKTPSTLHSAQLSSDCADCFTSDPLIPVAQSVTPMGSALNNLVVSCASAVGERVVSTYEALSLRKVIGYWVPGERVEERLRQEEPMQGKKSSSLGDIREEEAELSRRLSLPGLLSQGTHALLLLHPVCRLHIAEFEVKESASNAKTEVSPRLLRRTSRHRARAVPLAPGGIPEADAHLPPLQTEVWSWGRGQEGQLGHGDLLPRPQPVCVKSLNGKEVLRVAAGAYHSLALTAQSQVFSWGCNTSGQLGHMESPTTLPHLAKLSDGIRVWDIGAGQQHTLLLADGDCIQPILYYSGQQVKEVMEQTEEEEKTGEYTQQPVLLPFCMNLGYVSSVCAGGRTCAALTDCNVMGFIASLHELAAAVRKYYCKLSNINSLLLQPLLKLDSLSSTLGQSSAGLLQNLIGRFGRLSQLTGQNSASLTSFLRRSRDIRGLVILDDAHLFLDTYSEYCSAVGDLLVMGGFQALVKPCHDVFGKGAEVVQKLSECSEEDLPLADVLAHLFYLPIKHLHEYGRLLLKLATCYEVSSVDYQKLQDACSKYESMALHLKRRRKEAEYTLHFWKSFPGKMTDSLRKPSRRLICESSNKALTLQNAGRFSVNWFILFNDALVHAQGMVPYKSLFSTHHVFPLATLWVEPISEENTGIYGLKVTSPEESFTLLASSPAEKAKWLRSINQAVEQALSGLGHDGIPPSTGVTQRADPPISRTASYTFYKDSRLKEAIYEGRWVSGKPNGRGVVKWPDGRIYTGTFKNGLEDGYGDYVVPNKNPNSCDHYQGQWKDGKMHGFGTFRYASGEIYEGSFQDNMRHGHGMLRSGKLNSTSPSVFIGQWQYDKKSGYGVFDDITRGEKYMGMWLDDQRQGNAVVVTQFSLYYEGSFSNNKMMGNGVLLSEDDTTFEGEFSEDWTLNGKGVLTMPNGDYIEGSFSGVWGTGLKMSGTYYKPSLYDSDKEKAHALKLGRLAVHSEEKWKAVFLECWNRLGCDSPGQGQTTTAWDNIAVALTANRRQQRDSPELLSRSHHKTLESLEFIPQHVGPVTLEVYHTIRRYLVKACDTPLHPLGRLVETLVSVYRMTYVGVGANRRLLPQAVNEIKSYLSRIFQLVRFLFPDLPEEGGSLADPPKEKGGSDPAGKQLESPKPGCVVSSSALLLPVLLPRLYPPLFTLYALEKEKEDDVYWECVLRLNKQPDLALLAFLGVQEKFWPVTVTVHGEKQQVLSSTKDTCFASAVETLQQISTTFTPSDKLQVIQLTFEEITQEVLALLKQDFLWSMDDLFPVFLFVVLRARIRNLGSEVSLIEDLMDPCVQHGEHGIMFTTLKACYYQIQHEKIT